A genomic window from Bacillus mesophilus includes:
- the phnE gene encoding phosphonate ABC transporter, permease protein PhnE: MNKWSLAVLSAAILIWSGYGVEFSFREFLQIGKTVDFFKEQWWPPDFSNAKYALEASVITLQIAIMGTFLGLIFALPLSFLAAWNTAPTKWIYNATRGLLNFFRSVPEIVFGLLFVPTFGLGPFPAVLAIALHNIGVLGKLISELIEASEEGQQEAVRSVGGKRLLVITYGILPQIIPNIISHYFYRLEVGIRASLILGFIGGGGIGSMLFIDFKILNYQMVATEVIFIMLLVMIVDYVGAIIRKKVI, from the coding sequence ATGAATAAATGGTCGTTGGCAGTACTGTCAGCGGCTATTCTTATATGGAGTGGATACGGAGTTGAATTTTCATTCCGAGAATTCTTACAAATCGGAAAAACGGTTGATTTCTTTAAAGAGCAGTGGTGGCCACCTGATTTTTCTAATGCAAAATATGCACTAGAAGCATCTGTTATTACGCTTCAGATTGCGATCATGGGGACTTTTTTAGGACTTATTTTCGCACTGCCTTTAAGTTTTCTTGCAGCTTGGAATACAGCCCCAACGAAGTGGATCTACAATGCAACAAGAGGATTACTAAACTTCTTCCGTTCAGTACCCGAAATTGTATTCGGACTGTTGTTTGTCCCTACATTTGGACTAGGACCTTTTCCTGCGGTGTTAGCAATTGCACTTCATAATATTGGGGTATTAGGGAAACTAATATCTGAATTAATAGAGGCTTCTGAAGAAGGTCAGCAAGAAGCGGTAAGGTCAGTAGGTGGGAAAAGGTTGCTCGTTATTACCTACGGAATTCTTCCTCAAATAATTCCCAATATCATTTCCCATTATTTTTATAGACTTGAAGTTGGAATAAGAGCATCTCTAATCCTAGGCTTTATTGGTGGCGGAGGGATTGGAAGTATGCTATTTATTGACTTTAAGATATTGAATTATCAAATGGTGGCAACAGAAGTAATCTTTATCATGCTACTCGTCATGATTGTTGATTACGTCGGAGCCATAATTCGTAAGAAGGTGATTTAA